From the Cryptomeria japonica chromosome 2, Sugi_1.0, whole genome shotgun sequence genome, one window contains:
- the LOC131070538 gene encoding polygalacturonase-like, with amino-acid sequence MGHLQQFTLTGKGTIDGRGNNWWGKQKSRPATIQFNDVKGSALSGLTVTNSPQFHVTLTNCDSVQIVGITIQAPESGPNADGIDTFQSTNIVIKDSTIGTGDDCIGIGDGSSNIRISDITCGPGHGISIGSLAKGNTKADVHSIHVNGAKLKSTTNGLRIKTWQGGSGMARDITYENVHMEDVSNPIIINQFYCETGDTGSRCKAQGSAVKISNVQYSNIRGTSATEDEITLLCSQSGSCTGITMENKDLVTNSGAHAACNAQHVKARTLGVVIPSACLGQNAK; translated from the exons ATGGGA CATCTTCAACAATTTACATTGACAGGGAAGGGCACCATTGACGGAAGAGGAAATAATTGGTGGGGAAAACAGAAAAGTAGACCAGCG ACCATTCAATTCAATGATGTGAAAGGGAGTGCACTGAGTGGACTGACGGTGACAAACAGTCCTCAATTTCATGTCACATTGACAAATTGTGACAGTGTCCAGATCGTGGGTATTACCATTCAAGCACCAGAAAGCGGCCCAAACGCTGATGGAATTGATACGTTCCAATCCACAAACATAGTCATAAAAGATTCGACTATTGGAACAG GAGATGATTGCATAGGGATAGGTGATGGGTCTTCAAATATCAGGATCAGTGATATCACATGCGGTCCAGGCCATGGAATAAG CATTGGAAGTCTTGCAAAAGGAAATACGAAAGCAGATGTTCATTCGATTCACGTGAACGGTGCCAAGTTGAAATCAACAACGAATGGATTGAGAATCAAGACATGGCA AGGGGGTTCTGGCATGGCACGTGATATAACATATGAGAACGTCCATATGGAAGATGTGAGCAACCCAATAATAATTAACCAATTCTACTGTGAGACAGGTGACACTGGGTCTCGTTGCAAGGCTCAG GGTTCTGCTGTGAAAATCAGTAATGTACAATACAGTAATATCAGAGGCACATCAGCAACAGAAGACGAAATCACATTGTTGTGCAGCCAAAGCGGATCTTGCACTGGCATAACAATGGAGAATAAAGATTTGGTAACTAACTCAGGGGCGCATGCTGCTTGTAATGCCCAACACGTAAAGGCTCGCACCCTTGGAGTTGTGATTCCTTCAGCTTGTCTGGGTCAAAATGCCAAATGA